A part of Campylobacter sp. MIT 99-7217 genomic DNA contains:
- a CDS encoding phospholipase D family protein → MGIFASLIRFLMIKIFFVSLAFLFSACSLMSISIKDTNLSQTSFVKDDFDPLQTPLGQIHLQDFIQNPQKSGALFINDGKQALLHRTALVKMAQKSIILQTYIYKNDPESRLLMFELWRAANRGVEVKILIDDNGLDSDFSDIITLDSHPNIEVKIFNPYRTRSTIPRYAEMVYDFKRITHRMHNKIFIVDNIALIIGGRNVADNYFEANSQVNFSDSDAIFIGPVVKEALENFKLYWSYDKSVNASLLPSKNSMEDYLEEINTNLQGFEKSSKGWIDYNEIMDKFLTAYEEKRFAISWGRAKFLGDLPQKIEKEEIIYPINDAFLALSKDLKKSLYIVSAYFVPGDTGLELIADLKKRGVEVITLTNSLSSMDSVVVYAAWQRYRDKLLEQGVKVYEYSYHGKNKKSNLRDKIGSSSSLHSKIIVFDESITWIGSFNLDPRSKDLNTESIVVFENENFAKKVQESIKEDIKASWQLQRQNGKTTWQGYNEKGELETHTSDPDTSVILRFFNFLSKILPENQI, encoded by the coding sequence TTGGGTATTTTTGCGAGTTTGATACGCTTTTTAATGATTAAGATATTTTTTGTATCCCTTGCGTTCTTATTTAGTGCTTGTTCTTTGATGAGTATAAGCATTAAGGATACAAATTTAAGTCAAACAAGCTTTGTAAAAGATGATTTTGATCCTTTGCAAACGCCTTTAGGGCAAATTCATTTGCAAGATTTTATACAAAATCCCCAAAAAAGTGGCGCACTTTTTATCAATGATGGCAAACAAGCCTTGCTTCATAGAACAGCCCTTGTGAAAATGGCTCAAAAAAGCATAATCTTGCAAACTTATATCTACAAAAACGATCCAGAGTCAAGGCTTTTGATGTTTGAGCTTTGGCGTGCTGCAAATAGAGGTGTGGAGGTAAAAATTCTTATCGATGATAATGGGCTTGATTCTGATTTTTCTGATATCATTACCCTTGATTCTCACCCAAATATCGAAGTGAAAATCTTTAATCCCTACCGCACAAGAAGTACTATCCCTCGTTATGCTGAAATGGTGTATGATTTTAAACGCATTACGCACAGAATGCACAACAAAATTTTTATCGTTGATAATATCGCTTTGATCATAGGTGGACGCAATGTGGCGGATAATTATTTTGAAGCAAATTCTCAGGTTAATTTTAGCGATAGTGATGCTATTTTCATAGGTCCTGTTGTTAAGGAAGCTTTAGAAAATTTTAAACTTTATTGGAGCTATGATAAAAGTGTTAATGCAAGCTTGCTTCCCTCAAAAAATTCTATGGAGGATTATTTGGAGGAAATAAATACAAATTTACAAGGGTTTGAAAAGTCTTCAAAGGGTTGGATAGATTATAATGAAATCATGGATAAATTCCTTACAGCTTATGAGGAAAAGCGTTTTGCAATTTCTTGGGGAAGGGCGAAATTTCTAGGAGATTTGCCACAAAAAATAGAAAAAGAAGAAATTATCTATCCCATAAATGACGCTTTTTTAGCACTCAGTAAGGATTTAAAAAAGTCTTTGTATATCGTTTCGGCGTATTTTGTTCCAGGAGACACAGGCTTAGAGCTGATAGCAGATCTTAAAAAAAGAGGCGTTGAGGTGATAACGCTTACAAATTCTTTATCTTCTATGGATTCTGTTGTGGTGTATGCAGCGTGGCAAAGATACAGAGATAAGCTCTTAGAACAAGGTGTAAAGGTCTATGAATACTCCTATCATGGTAAAAACAAAAAGTCAAATTTAAGGGACAAGATAGGCTCTTCTTCTAGTTTGCATAGTAAAATCATCGTCTTTGATGAAAGTATCACATGGATAGGCTCTTTTAATCTTGACCCTCGTTCAAAAGATCTTAACACCGAAAGCATAGTTGTTTTTGAAAATGAAAATTTCGCAAAAAAGGTTCAAGAAAGTATAAAAGAAGATATCAAGGCTTCTTGGCAACTTCAAAGACAAAATGGCAAAACAACTTGGCAAGGCTACAATGAAAAAGGCGAGCTTGAAACACATACAAGCGATCCTGATACAAGTGTGATTTTGAGATTTTTTAATTTTCTTTCCAAAATTTTACCGGAAAATCAAATTTGA
- a CDS encoding DUF779 domain-containing protein produces MQKIQASKQALDLLEILQKDYTNGILLYLSGGCCEGSALLCYEKDDFKIGINDELLAEFNGVKLYTHKNQLSYLQTSQLSLEVLDGNGSEFSLEYGLGKHFILQSQICKI; encoded by the coding sequence ATGCAGAAAATACAAGCAAGCAAACAAGCTCTAGACTTACTTGAAATTCTACAAAAAGACTATACAAATGGGATTCTTTTATACCTTTCTGGAGGGTGTTGTGAAGGAAGTGCTTTATTATGTTATGAAAAAGATGATTTTAAAATAGGTATTAATGATGAACTTTTAGCCGAATTTAATGGGGTTAAACTTTACACTCACAAAAATCAACTTTCTTATCTTCAAACAAGTCAATTAAGTCTTGAAGTTCTTGATGGCAATGGTAGCGAATTCTCTCTTGAATATGGGCTAGGAAAGCATTTTATTCTACAAAGCCAAATCTGCAAAATCTAA
- a CDS encoding aldehyde dehydrogenase family protein codes for MSIYKDHTKVFKPQYENFINGQWQAPKSGQYTENITPISGKVITKVPLSSDADIEAALDAAQNAKKTWNKTSTTERANILLKIADRLEQNLELLAYAETWDNGKAIRETLNADIPLSIDHFRYFAGCIRAQEGSICEIDHETIAYHFHEPLGVVGQIIPWNFPILMAAWKLAPALAAGNCVVLKPASPTPASILVLVDLIKDLLPAGVLNVVNGSGGKIGKALATSPKIAKVAFTGSTAVGRQIMQFATENIIPVTLELGGKSPNIFFEDIMDKDDDFLDKAVEGLVLFAFNQGEVCTCPSRALIQESIYDKFIAKVLKRVEAIKLGNPLDPSTMMGAQVSQDQINTILNYIKIGKEEGAEVLIGGEQNKLGGELEKGFYIKPTIFKGHNKMRIFQEEIFGPVLALTTFKDEKEALEIANDTLYGLGAGVWSRDINRAYRMGREILAGRVWTNCYHLYPAHAAFGGYKQSGIGRETHKMMLDHYQQTKNLLVSYSPKALGFF; via the coding sequence ATGAGTATCTACAAAGATCACACCAAGGTTTTCAAGCCTCAGTATGAAAACTTCATTAACGGACAATGGCAAGCACCAAAAAGCGGTCAATACACTGAAAATATCACGCCAATTTCTGGCAAGGTCATCACCAAAGTGCCTCTATCAAGCGATGCAGACATAGAAGCAGCCCTTGATGCAGCCCAAAATGCTAAAAAAACTTGGAACAAGACCTCCACCACAGAAAGAGCAAATATCTTGCTAAAAATAGCTGATCGTTTGGAGCAAAATTTAGAGCTTTTAGCCTATGCTGAGACTTGGGACAATGGCAAGGCTATTAGAGAGACCCTAAATGCTGATATACCTTTGTCAATTGATCATTTTAGGTATTTTGCAGGTTGTATTAGAGCTCAAGAAGGAAGCATTTGCGAGATAGATCATGAAACCATAGCCTATCATTTTCACGAACCACTTGGGGTTGTAGGGCAGATCATACCTTGGAATTTCCCTATCTTAATGGCTGCTTGGAAGCTAGCCCCAGCTCTTGCTGCAGGAAATTGCGTGGTCTTAAAGCCAGCTAGCCCAACTCCAGCTAGTATCTTAGTGCTTGTAGATCTCATCAAAGACTTGCTACCTGCTGGGGTCTTAAATGTGGTTAATGGAAGCGGGGGCAAGATAGGAAAGGCTCTTGCTACAAGCCCAAAAATAGCAAAGGTCGCTTTCACAGGCTCTACAGCTGTTGGTAGGCAGATTATGCAATTTGCCACTGAAAATATCATTCCTGTTACTCTTGAACTTGGCGGAAAGTCCCCTAATATCTTCTTTGAGGACATTATGGATAAGGACGATGATTTCTTAGATAAGGCTGTTGAGGGGCTTGTGCTTTTTGCCTTCAATCAAGGCGAGGTTTGTACTTGCCCAAGTAGAGCCTTGATACAAGAAAGCATTTATGATAAATTTATAGCCAAGGTGCTTAAAAGAGTAGAGGCTATCAAGCTTGGAAATCCACTTGATCCTAGCACTATGATGGGTGCTCAAGTAAGCCAAGATCAAATCAATACCATTTTAAATTACATTAAAATAGGCAAAGAAGAAGGAGCTGAGGTCTTAATAGGAGGGGAGCAAAACAAGCTAGGAGGAGAGCTTGAAAAGGGCTTTTATATCAAGCCAACCATCTTCAAAGGTCATAACAAAATGAGAATCTTCCAAGAAGAAATCTTTGGTCCTGTGCTTGCCCTAACTACTTTTAAAGATGAAAAAGAAGCTCTAGAAATAGCCAATGACACCCTTTATGGCTTAGGTGCTGGGGTTTGGAGCAGAGATATTAATAGAGCTTATAGAATGGGAAGAGAGATCCTAGCTGGTAGGGTTTGGACCAATTGCTATCATCTTTATCCAGCCCACGCTGCCTTTGGAGGCTATAAGCAAAGCGGTATAGGTAGAGAAACGCATAAAATGATGCTTGATCACTATCAACAAACTAAGAATTTGCTTGTTAGCTACTCACCTAAGGCCTTGGGCTTTTTTTAA